ACGAGTAGCTTTGATTCTCTTTGGTAAAATGCCTATCTTTTATTCGGCGTTTCACAAACTACGACGTCGAAAGTATAATCCATCCATTAATTTTTTCTGCACAACTCCTAATGAAATACTCGTATTGTATCCACTGCTTCTAGAACAACAAGACCAGGAATATCGTTATATAACAACTAGATCATTCCCTGAATGTAAATATTCCCTCACAATATCATCATCCACACAAACATCGCTTTTTCACACTTCTTCCGGAAAATGACACACAGTtccctttttttctcctcctcctcctcctcctactccccctccttcttcttcttcttcttcttcttcttcttcttcttcttcttcttcttcttctccttcttcttcttcttcttcttctttcggcgAACGCAAAGACTTCACGTCCTCGTATTCTGgaaataaaaggacacaaaaggaAGACAGAATATACCATTTTTCTTGTGGCGAAAACCCATTAACGATATTGGTGTGTAGcaccgaatttttttttcctattttatttctctctctctctctctctctcttcttctcttctcttctctctctctctcttttatcacgtCTCTTtcgatctctttctttctttcttcctttttttctttccttagcaTGACAGCAGCAGTATTATCGTCGTCCCGtgcaaagattttttatttaatattttaaatttcatgagaGGAATTTTTCTGAAGTCCCGGACACATCTTACGTTCCTCTCACAATCACTCTATAATCGCACATGCGCACTCGGGccgaaatgaagagagagagagagagagagagagagagagagagagagagagagagagagagagacgggacaGGGAGAAAAGATGTCGGCAGACACCGGTGGTAGACACTAGGTTATAATATCAGCACTGACTTACTATTTAATGACTAAATCCATGAGCTTCGGAATAATGAGACGAACAACGAATGATCTGCGCACGCGCGCACAACCGGCGACAGACGAGCCACAATTTTAAACGGAGGAGTCTTACGTGTCGAGACGACCATTTCGCCGCCAGTCACGGCGACGAAAAGCCTTTTGAACCTCTCCAGAAATGACCAAAGGCTGCTCCTGAAGGCGCCTCGAGATCGCGATCCACTATTACTTCTACTCCTATTACTACCTGGAGGGCGGCGCAGATCAGACGTGAGTGGCTAGGTGGTCCTCGACCATCTGCCCTTGGCTGGGCACTATGTGCTGCACCGGGTCCATCGGGATTCCGAGACGGGCGCCGTTGCCAACGACCGCCGGGGTCGAGGGCACGGTCACGGTGCCGTTGCTCCTCGTGGAAGAGACGACCACGCCGCTGGGGTCCTTGAAGTCCTTGTTGAAGGAGCGGCTGCTGAAGCCAGGGACGAGGAACCCGGGGTCGCCGCCCTGGCTCGCctggtggtggtgttggaggtGGTTTCCATACCCTGGGTACGGCTTGTTGTTGCCCGTTGGCATGGGTAACTTGGGCATGAAGGTAGAGCCGTTCATGTGGGTCGGGCCGCCGTTGGAGGTGCTGATGTTTGGCTGCTGCTGGGGCGCGTAGTTGACAGAATTGGTGCCCATCTCGTTCGCCAGCTGCCCGTTCTGggtataatgataacaatgacaaaaaaatgttgTGAAGAATAGAATTAATGGACACAATATGATAATGATTACAAGATTACAATGATGCTCTGAAATCTGGTATGGGGAAGGTGTCATTGTCCTCTGATGTAAGCTTCACAGTTTTACtcatttatccattttctttatttatctcttttcacCTTCGTTCCTTCTGAATGCTATTATCTGTGCAGTTtccacatacagatatatataagatatatatatatatatatatatatatatatatatatatatacatacatatatatatatatatatatatatatatatatatatatatatatatatacatatatatatatatatatatatatatatatatatatatatatatatatatatatattatgtatatagacatatatatatataatatatatatatatatatatatatatatatatatatatatatatatatatagacatatatatatatatattatatatatatatatatatatatatatatatatatatatgtaattctttcCTTCTCACTTGGAATGCAACAGAAAATACTCTCTGTCTTCTTCAGTTCTTTACTTTGACAATCTACTTACTATTCTACTTTAAAATCTACTGCATCAGGCCCTCTCTCCATCCACTACTCTCACATTCTACTTACTATTCTACTTGAAAACCTACCCACTATTCCCTGGCATCAGTCTTTCCTTCCTTTGCTCTGACTTTCTACATACTATTCTGCTAAACAATCTGCTTACTATAATCTTTATTCCTTTCCTCCGGCATTCTAATGAACTACGTTCTACTCGCAATTCCACTTGCTATTCTACCCGACAATCTACTCACAATTCTCAGGGGGATGACCGTGAAGGTGTCCGGATAGATGTAGGATGTAGTTGATGCTAAGTAAGTGGGAGATGGGGGCTTCTCCACATCCTTCTCCCAACCGCCCCCGCCCATCCTGGCATCCTTCTCGCCCAGGGAGGAACCGGCAGTGTGCTCCAAAGGAGTCTGTGAAAGAGTAGGCATCgtcatattcctctctctctctctctctctctctctctctctcttttagtcaaAGGAGGTCACATTGGAGAGGGCGTTATTTCTGATTTTCAtggtaggatatatatatatatatatatatatatatatatatatatatatatatatatatatatatatatatatatatatatatatatacagtatatatattatatatatatatatatatatactgtatatatatatatatatatatatatatatatatatatatatatatatattgtagtatatatatatatatatatatatatatatatatatatatatatatatatatatatatatatatatatacagtatatatatatatataaatattatataaacacatacatatatatacatacatacatatatatatatatatatatatatatatatatatatatatatatatatatatatatagagagagagagagagagagagagagagagagagagagagagagagagagagagagagagagagagagagagagaggcttaagaACAGTATAAACATTCTGTTAAAATGAGGAATAGCATTAACACTTGCAAGCAGAAACTCTAATAACcacaacaaactttttttttaagaaaacaccaaatagataaaaagataagtaaataaatgaataagtaaataaataaaagactacCTACGAAACCCTCCCAGATGggaaaaggacacacacacaaaagaaaagaaagaattgagGGTGAATAGAATTACCTTAACTTCCGTGGGCGTCTTGTGATCGCTTGTCTTAACTGTAACGGTTTTCTCGGGCAATCCGTAGCCTTTGTTTGCTGTGAAAGCGAACGAAACAACtcataaataattaacaaacgacattaattattttcttttcttctaggAAAAGTTACGTAGGCAAAACAGTGAGATGCATAATTGATAAATggcgttttattttattcagctctctctctgtaattttttatttttcgtctaaGTCTACTGTGCACAGGTAGCTAAGAGAGATAggctaattaatttataaatatacagtagagaacaataaaagaatatgaCAATACTAacttaaatacaaacacataggtaatgtatgtgtatgtgtaatatatatgactttatcggtgacatatatgaaaatatattatttccgaggtagagcgaattggatattaaaggacgtttgtagctttcgaggtatatatatatatatatatatatatatatatatatatatatatatatatatatataattatatattatatataaatatatatatatatatacatatatatatatgaacatatattatataaaataatatatatatatacattatatatatatttatatatatatatatatatatatatatatatataatatatgtgtatgtgtgtgtctgtgtgtgtttatactcCTGCGTATATACGCCAATTACCTTTCTGCCGGGCAGCGTTCCTCTTGGCACACATGACGATTCCCATGACAGATACGACGACTAGAAGGATGCCTCCGGACAACCCACCAACAAGCAGGAGCAGAGGTAGAGTCTCTGAGGAAAGAATTTTGCTCACGTTATCTTGCTtgatttgcgagagagagagagagagagagagagagagagagagagagagagagagagagagagagagagagagaggagagagagatttgtacttACGTTACTTggcttgttttgagagagagagatttacctacGTTACTTAAttgtgcttagagagagagagagagagagagagagagagagagagagagagagagagagagagatttactcacGTTACTtgcttgttttgagagagagagagagagagagagagagagagagagagagagagagagagatttactcacGTTACTtgcttgttttgagagagagagatttactcacGTTACTtaattgttttgagagagagagagagagagagagagagagagagagagagagagagagagagagagagagagagagagagatttactcacGTTACTtgcttgttttgagagagagagatttactcacGTTACTtaattgttttgagagagagagagagagagagagagagatttactcacGTTACTtgcttgttttgagagagagagagagagagagagagagagagagagagagagagagagagagagagagagagagagagagattctttgaagTCAATGGCTTCTCACTTGTCAATCCTATTTATATCAGAGGAATCCCCGAAGGATTTGGTATAAGGACATTTTCCCCCATATGTATGTGATTCGCGTGGAAAGGTAACCAAAACCGTGTGTATATGTGTCGTATATCTTGGCTTCTCCATCGTGTGCACGTGTGTGATATACAAACGAACATTGGGCCTTATgttctctatgtatgtatgtatgtgtgtgtgtatgtatgcatgtaggtatgtatgtatgtatctgtctgtctgtctgtctgtctgtctatttatctctctctctctctctctctcatatatatgtatatatatatatatatatatatatatatatatatatatatatatgtatatactgtatatatctgtgtgtgagtgtgtgtatatatatatatatatatatatatatatatatatatatatatatatatatatatgtgtatatatatttatacatatatacattatattttattcatattcatatatgtacacacagacatatatatatatatatatatatatatatatatatatatatatatatatatatatgtatatatataatcacattacaATAAGAATATAACTGTCATAAAAATCCTTCACACAAAAATTACAGTGAATCACTTGTGTGACGAGCAACGCCACAAGAACTAGACTAATCACATACAGAGTTCTGTAGGACTCCAGCAAAGACATCTTCAACTCACTCTTCTTAATCAGGATGATTTCGTGTACGTCCGATCCGTACGCGTTCTGAACGGAGCAGTTGTAGGCTCCGAAGTCCGTCGGCTGGGCGTTCCTTATGACGAGAGTGTGACGGATCCCTCTGGTCGTCACGTCCTGGATCACCTCGTAGCGTCCCGTCTCTGACCAGGTACGAAGTGTAGGGAGAAaggtgagtgtatatatacatacatacatacatacatacatacatatatatatatatatatatatatatatatatatatatatatatatatatatatatatatatatataacgtcacACAGGCATATTcaatatattatgatatacagtaatacctcaacaTTTCAGACATCAACTTAGTGGACTTTTGTACTCATCAGctaccatattatgactattttttcCCATGCTAACAGGTTTCATACCCagtatttcattttccctgtgaTACATGTGCATATAAAAGTCATGTTATCATGACTGTAAGCACATACTTATACAAACAATCTCTTAAACTCCTCTCTTCTCAGTCTAGTCCAGCGAGAAACAGACTTCTCAAAATGAATGAGGATGACCTACCTAGGTCAATCTCCTGTCCATGATGCGTCCAGGACACAGTCAGAGACCTGGCTGATGCTGCCGTGATGACACACTCCACCAGGACCGTGTCCCCCTGTTCGCCCCACTGCTGCCTTTCTGACCTGACTTGGGGTGGACCCTGAAGGATAAACAGAAAAGAAGGGGTGTTACTCTTCAGCATATTTACCTGGGACCTGATCTCAGGTAGACTTTAgggaaggaggaaaatgaaaaatgagtgtTATTCTTCAGCAGGTTTACCCGAGACTTGCCCTCAGGTAGACcttaaggaaaaaggaaaatgaaaaaggtgtGATATTCTTCAGCGGGTTTACCTGGGACCTGACCTCAGGTAGACCTTAGAgaaaaatgggaaaggaaaagggagTGTTATTCTTTAGCAGGTTTACCTGGGACCTTACCTCAGGTAGACCTTAGAGGAGAAGGGAAAGGAGTAAGGAGTGATATTCTTCAGCGGGTTTACCCGGTACCTTACCTCAGATAGACCCtaggggaaaggaaaaggaaaaaggagcgTTATTCTTCGGCAGGCTTACCTGGGACCTGATCTCAGGTAGACCTtagggaaaagggaaaatgaaaaaggtgagATATTCTTCAGTAGATTTACTCAAATCTGATCTCAGGTAGACtttaggaaaaaaggaaaatgaaaaaggagtgTTATTCTTCAGCCGGTTCACCTGGGACCTGACCTCAGGTAGACCttagggaaaaaggaaaaggaaaaaggtgtGATATCCTTCAGCAGGTTTACCTGGAACCTGACCTCAGGTAGACCttaggggaaaaaggaaaatgaaaaaggtgtGATATTCTTCACCGGGTTTACCTGGGACCTTACCTCAGGTAGACCttagggaaaaaggaaaaggaaaaaggagtgtTATTTTTTAGCAGGTTTACCTGGGACCTTACCTCAGGTAGACCttagggaagaagggaaaggcaAAAGGAGTGATATTCTTCAGCGGGTTACCTGGGATCTTACATCAGGTAGACCTTacggaaaagggaaaaaataatttcctttaattcTGTTGATCCACAGGACTTGACCTGAGGTGATCCAGGATTAAAGCAAAGCTGGGATGAGGGGTATCACGAAATTGTGGAAATTGGAAAACAGACACTACTCTTCATTTTGCAGTTCTGTGAACTAACCAAAGTTgacagataatttttaaaaatgttatttcatacaCAATTCACTCCAAAATATCACTGGCCATTGAAAGAGATTAGTCCAACAATCCCCTACTGAGAACCAAATTTATCTTTCCTTGTCACATATTAGCATGACAGCTGTcttaaaagtctaaaaaaaattaccttctaACTCCATTTTAACAGCAGTCATCAATGTCACTGAGATTAAAACAATATATGACCCTAAAATTTAATGTCACCAAATCTTCCGACACAAATTTTCCAGACTTTCACTTGCCTGCAGTTTCTAAACACTTTCACCAGACGATAATGGACTGCCTCTGAGCTTTCCACTCACACACTTCTCCTTACCATAAACTTGAATTTGATAAAGTGAATTAAAGATTTATACATCATTCAAAGTTTTCactcacattcatacatacaggcAAGTGCTGCCTGttcaaaaagaaattcataaatcGTCCCTATGCAAAAATTCACCTTCAGGAAAATCCCGACAGTGGCTGAAATCTCCGGGAATCCGTCGACCTTGGCGATGCACAAGTATGACCCCAGGGTGTCTCTGCTCACGACCACCCGGTACTCGGGTCCTTTGCCCACTATCGTCTGCGAGTCCTGGTTGATCCAGACGATCGTCGAGTCCGGGCTGGAGTCCACCTCGCAGGTCAGGGTGGCGTTCTCGCCTATTTCCGAGTACTGGTCGCTGGGTGGCGCGCGGAACGATGGTCCATCTGTGGATATTATCATGATGTAATTCTGTATGtacaatgtttatgtataaatgttatatatgcatacttatttgtgtttgtatttatgtctTAACACGAACATGCAATGCAAAAGTAACTGATTACATAaaagtgggatatatatatatatatatatatatatatatatatatatatatatatatatatatatatatatatatatatatatttgtatatatgtatatatatatatatatataatatatatatatatatatatatatatatatatatatatatatatatatatatatatatatatatacaaaagtacgttaaaacgaagaagaagattacaCATGACTCAAAATATACAGACGATTTCACAGTTGCAAATAAAACCTTACCCATTCAGggattgcaaaagaaaagaaaaaggatcaTTTGCATATTACCATTATGTTAAAAATTTCGCTGCAATAAGCAAATGAAACGCTCGCGAAGACTGTACGGTACTTCACtttttcgacaaaaaaaaaaattagatctcCATTTCTGAAAGTTTTCACTCTCAAAGCTTTCTTCGTTTTACCTTAAGAATGGGactattatttaatcttttattgcTGTCAGAACTTGAAGTTTTTCCTGTATGGATAGTTGAGAGAAAATAATTGCAAGACATATGAGTAATGTTAATCTTACGGATAAAAAGATTGGTGGTTTATTTCACgtataaagaaaatggagaacTAATCACAGTCACAAACTCActgaacatgcacacacacacataaacacatacatgaatatatataatacacacacacacacatatatatatatataatatatatatatatatatatatatatatatatatatatatatatatatatatatatatatatataatctgactaAAGATTACGGATAAAACAAAAGTAACGTATTAACATACATTTAGGTTGAAGCAGTtttgatcaaaaaaaaaaatatgtttccttTGCGTGTTTAACTCTTACCAGTACTCTCAGATTATAGTAAAAGACTTCTACAagcacacacatagacacacacacaatatatatatatatatatatatatatatatatatatatatatataattatatatatattatatatttatatatatatgtgtgtatatgtgtgtatatgtatatatatatataatatatatatatatataattatatatatatatatatatatatatatatatatatatatatatatatatatatatatatatatatatatgacatacacaaTAAAAACTAAACCTGTCGTAAAGAACTTCCCAGCGCATGGCTACACTACACGTCCGTAGGGCAGTAATTTTATGGTTTAGTGAACACGTCCTTTTACAAAGTGACGAAAAGTATTTTGGGGGAAATCCTCGGGACTGCTGAGGTCCTTTGGCTTTCTCTCTCATGACTGTGGCATTATCATTTGTTTAGTGATTGCTGctgctgacctctctctctctctctctctctctctctctctctctctctctctttgcaagatagtcaggatttttctttttcattcttattcaagGAGAAGACTGACTCAAAAATGTGCTTTGATTattgctgatctctctctctctctctctctctctctctctctctctctctctctctgcaagataCTATCTGGTTTTATCTTTGTCATTCGTATTCAAGAAGAAGGCTGACTCAAAAATGTGCTTGATTGctgctcacctctctctctctctctctctctctctctctctctctctctctctctctgttttatctaAAAAACTGTTATTTGAAAAAGCTGTTGTATTTTTAAAAAGACCCTGTTTTATTAAAAAACCGTTTAACTACAAAAACGCTGTGCTATTTAAAAATCGGTGtgttatataaagagaaaaacagtgaATTATTTCTCTATGACTTTTTAATCAGTATTCGAAGCGTTTCTTTGTGTCCGCGCTACCAGTCCCAGCACCCCAACGTCCAACAATGGGCATTGAACAaaatctataaatgtatatatatatatatatatatatatatatatatatatatatatatatatatatatatatatatatatataagtatatatatacatgcttaacAAATGTGCATCAGATATGGGACGCTGCTACGAACTTGGAACCGCCTTTGCGGCagtaaatggaaattaatatttcacCGGTCTTCTGCTGATTCACCACATACCATGAATTTCAGAAAAGGCCGCCAGAGACCCGCATAATTCATCAGGCACTGAACACCGACAGAAGGTCCAACGATGAACTTTTGCAGTTCATTTGGAATAGAAAAGGTACCATATTAGTTATCGACGGAAGATGCATATGGTGTCACATGAGCTACAGTAAGTGCATTTCAGCATTTCAGATTCCTGAAGCTAGATTTGATGACGTCGAGGAACTGACGAATCCCGCAGGATTGTATTGCCGACAGTGCGCCTCATGTGGGCGTtgcttaacgttctttgcagcgtcacctcggcccctacctgcaacctctGTTATTCGTTTTATTGAACATCCGCTCgcactctctttcttccatcttactttccttaaacctcccctaacaattgtttcaacattatttccagcgctgaatgacctcatgggccccagcgcttggcttgagGCCTAAATTGTACATTCTAGTCCCAGTTCTAGTAACACACGAAGGGTGGCAACGCTGAAGTCATTAACACATGCGCCACTCGCGAACGAAAATTGGGGACTTTCATTTCGCCATAAATGACGGTAATTCCAGAgggttttctttcataaaaacacaaacgGCCTTGGGACTTATTCAAGTGTTGCACCTGGAAAATGACTGGAAAGTTAAGGACAATTTAATCATGCAATGACGGGCCATTGTATGAATATCACCTCATCAGATCACGTGACCGAAAGGTttactagattattattattattattattattattaattattattattattattattagactggACCTGGACCATttaccactgacttgaaatctaCGCTTCCAAAGAAAAAAGCTTTTCCAAAGGCTTTTCCTAAGTGTTGTTAAGTAGTCTTAATGATATGTAATAATAGACACAGTATTTCCGCTGTAACTGATAGTGGCACATTACAGCCATTCTTTCAGTTCCTTATTTCAGTGGCGGAAACGCACCCAATTCCTTGTTTCAGCAGCAGAAACGCACCCAATTCCTTATTTCAGCAGCAGAAACGCACCCAATTCCTTATTGTCAGCAGCAGAAACGCACCCAATTCCTTATTTCAGTAGCAGAAACGCACCCAATTCCATATTTTTAGTAGCAGAAACGCACCAATTCCTTATTTCCAGTAG
This genomic interval from Macrobrachium rosenbergii isolate ZJJX-2024 chromosome 56, ASM4041242v1, whole genome shotgun sequence contains the following:
- the LOC136836555 gene encoding irregular chiasm C-roughest protein-like produces the protein MPSPTDSRDLTSRWRSKLAVLATVALSFLQAVLGEQKFANQPSPQTAVIGSTVVLPCRIINKVGDLQWTRDDFGLGNERELHAFKRYKMIGADEEGDFSLRISPVTLEDEAYFQCQVTGWRDIPGVRSQTAKLTVYVPPEPPVISQGPLVTTTAGFGVQLECISKGGKPAAELQWLDASGRVVTEGVHYTTELMEDGHRSNARSILSFLADRRHHNSAFTCTAMNPAVRHAEAAQVRLEVRYPPKVTITHDQDGYKEGQTATLTCSADANPNAMTFRWYRNGQLVSNANVTQLVIEQVTKDSLYEDIACEVSNEVGSSKKMTRLIIHYGPSFRAPPSDQYSEIGENATLTCEVDSSPDSTIVWINQDSQTIVGKGPEYRVVVSRDTLGSYLCIAKVDGFPEISATVGIFLKGPPQVRSERQQWGEQGDTVLVECVITAASARSLTVSWTHHGQEIDLETGRYEVIQDVTTRGIRHTLVIRNAQPTDFGAYNCSVQNAYGSDVHEIILIKKKTLPLLLLVGGLSGGILLVVVSVMGIVMCAKRNAARQKANKGYGLPEKTVTVKTSDHKTPTEVKTPLEHTAGSSLGEKDARMGGGGWEKDVEKPPSPTYLASTTSYIYPDTFTVIPLRINGQLANEMGTNSVNYAPQQQPNISTSNGGPTHMNGSTFMPKLPMPTGNNKPYPGYGNHLQHHHQASQGGDPGFLVPGFSSRSFNKDFKDPSGVVVSSTRSNGTVTVPSTPAVVGNGARLGIPMDPVQHIVPSQGQMVEDHLATHV